In Chloroflexota bacterium, the following proteins share a genomic window:
- a CDS encoding STAS domain-containing protein has product MTNYYEMFKQHEESIVETIITTLQTQIPTYGKISRDDVRKRVIAGLDPYARDLDTEHPKAFPDYWRETSYLRAQQGIPIGDFLQVLLLSTDIMIQGLRQAYPDSTADQINVIEKGHQITTAAIAAVYEGFQQHKDEIISSQTYALAEVSSPIVPVYEGVLVLPLIGSIDSMRAGQIMESLLESINTYSADVVILDITGVPVIDTGVANYLLQSARAARLLGSTVVLVGIGAEIAQTIVQLGIDLTGIVTRANLQSGIEYALDLQGLAIRPR; this is encoded by the coding sequence ATGACCAACTATTACGAAATGTTCAAGCAGCACGAAGAATCGATCGTCGAAACCATCATTACTACCTTGCAAACCCAAATTCCTACCTACGGCAAAATATCACGCGATGATGTTCGCAAACGGGTCATTGCTGGGCTTGATCCATATGCCCGCGACTTAGATACAGAGCATCCCAAGGCTTTTCCTGATTATTGGCGCGAAACGAGCTACTTACGGGCGCAACAAGGTATTCCGATTGGCGATTTCTTGCAGGTTTTGCTCCTTTCCACCGATATTATGATTCAGGGTTTGCGCCAAGCCTACCCCGATAGCACCGCTGATCAAATTAATGTGATTGAAAAAGGCCATCAAATTACGACCGCCGCGATTGCTGCTGTCTACGAAGGCTTTCAACAACACAAAGATGAAATTATCTCATCGCAAACCTATGCACTGGCCGAAGTTTCATCACCAATCGTGCCAGTCTATGAAGGCGTTTTGGTCTTGCCCTTAATTGGCTCAATCGATTCGATGCGAGCAGGCCAAATTATGGAATCGCTGCTTGAATCAATCAATACCTACAGCGCTGATGTGGTGATTTTGGATATTACGGGTGTTCCAGTGATCGACACTGGCGTTGCCAATTATTTGTTGCAATCGGCTCGCGCCGCACGTTTGCTCGGTTCAACCGTGGTATTGGTAGGGATTGGCGCTGAAATTGCCCAAACGATTGTTCAATTGGGCATCGATCTTACGGGCATCGTCACCCGCGCCAATTTACAATCGGGCATCGAATACGCCCTAGATTTACAAGGCTTGGCGATTCGCCCCCGTTAA